In a single window of the Entelurus aequoreus isolate RoL-2023_Sb linkage group LG16, RoL_Eaeq_v1.1, whole genome shotgun sequence genome:
- the zgc:113531 gene encoding von Willebrand factor C domain-containing protein 2-like, giving the protein MKMCFIFPAVLLCTTAAFEPAVSGQQQQQQPGEESTCEAGGSLYYAGEWFFLDSDHCTQCECTAQGSVCVRTQCTSLPAACVHVSRYPGDCCPRCERIGCEYRGEVYELGRDFQPTECEQCTCASDGIAQCLVADCAPPPCVNPVYLPGKCCPECTEGPNCYVDSSHSRVIPAGKPVWVDSCTKCRCHDGQDVSYWEGNRLATCSRLNNCTLETQK; this is encoded by the exons ATGAAGATGTGCTTCATCTTCCCCGCGGTGCTTCTCTGCACGACAGCCGCCTTCGAGCCGGCGGTGTCcggccagcagcagcagcagcagcccggGGAGGAGAGCACCTGCGAGGCCGGCGGCAGCCTCTACTACGCGGGGGAGTGGTTCTTCCTGGACTCGGACCACTGCACCCAGTGCGAGTGCACGGCCCAGGGCTCGGTGTGTGTCCGCACCCAGTGCACCTCCCTGCCGGCGGCGTGCGTCCATGTGAGCCGCTACCCCGGAGACTGCTGCCCGCGGTGCGAGAGGATCGGGTGCGAGTACCGGGGGGAAGTCTACGAGCTGGGCCGCGACTTCCAG cCTACAGAATGTGAGCAGTGCACGTGTGCCAGTGATGGCATCGCCCAGTGTTTGGTGGCGGACTGCGCTCCTCCCCCGTGTGTCAACCCGGTGTACCTGCCAGGAAAGTGCTGCCCCGAGTGCACTGAGG GTCCAAATTGCTATGTGGACTCATCTCACAGCCGGGTGATTCCTGCCGGGAAGCCCGTCTGGGTGGACTCCTGCACCAAGTGTCGTTGCCATGACGGCCAAGATGTCAGCTACTGGGAGGGAAACCGCTTGGCCACCTGCTCCCGCCTGAACAACTGCACTCTTGAAACACAAAAGTGA